A region of the Actinomycetota bacterium genome:
GACCGATTCGACTACCTCTACACGGCCGAGGAGCTCGCCGAATGGGACGAGCCCGTTCGCGAGCTTGCCGGAGAGGCCGATCACACCTGGGCGATGTTCAACAACTGCAGGTACGACTACGCGCCGCGCAACGCGCGCGAGATGGCCGAGATCCTTGGCGACGTCGTCGGGGAGCGGGCGAGCGGCACGCCGAGCGGTGTACCTGCCGAGGAGACTGCTGGCGCTCCCGGCGAGGGTGAGGGCGCGTCAGCCGGTCACGACGACACCGGCGAGCAGCTGGGGTTCGGCATCTAGAGACGGTCCCGTTCTTCCTGAGAACGTTTGCGGGCCCACTCACGGGTCCGCGTATGGCCACGTGTCGGCAAGACATACTGGTGCGACGTCGCCGAGGACGCGAAGCTCCATCGGGTGCGGTAGGGCGAATAGCCGGTTGATAGCCGATGAGGAAATAGCGGAAACTGCACAGGTAGTGTGATATACTGCAGCCACAGTCTGAAGGGTTTCTGATGAAGCCGAACGTCACAGTCCGCGAGGCTGCGCGGATCCTGCGTGTCACACCCAGGACGATCCGCAACTGGGTCGCCGAGGGCAAGCTGATGGGGAATCGCGTCTCTGAGCGCGTCATGCTCATCCCTCTGAGCGAGGTCGATCGGCTCGCCGGCGTCGAGACGCGGCCCGATTTGTCCTCGGTGATCTGGGATGTGGATCTCTCGACACTCGATGAGGTGCGCCACTCGGACTTCATCATGCGGCGAGTCCTCGACGCCGGTCGTCC
Encoded here:
- a CDS encoding helix-turn-helix domain-containing protein, with product MKPNVTVREAARILRVTPRTIRNWVAEGKLMGNRVSERVMLIPLSEVDRLAGVETRPDLSSVIWDVDLSTLDEVRHSDFIMRRVLDAGRPDQVRWLFLRYGEDAIVEYLERDRALPHRRKVGWTELLRRRRERTA